CGGTTGATCAGTATGATCGCTTTCTGGTGGTGCAATTCACCAGTCTAGGACTGGTTCAGCGTAAACAGTTAATTTTTGATCAGCTCCAGCAACTGGTTCAACCTGAAGGTATCTATCTTCGCACCGAACGAGGCATGGGCGAGCAGGAAGGCATCGAACTGCAGGACGAGTTGATTTCCGGCAAGTTGCCCGATACACCACTAACCATCAGAGAAGGCGAGGTGCTGTTCGAAATCAACCTGCAGGAAGGACAGAAGACCGGCTTCTACCTTGATCAGCGTGATAACCATCAGCGTGTCGCAAAGTACACTCCAGGCCGCACGATGCTCGATGCCTTCAGCTACAGTGGTGGCTTTGGACTGCATGCCGCCCGTGCAGGTGCCACCCAGGTAACTTGCGTGGATGGTTCAGAAAATGCACTCGAACTCGGCAAGCGCAACGCAGAACTCAATCAGGTGAGCCATCTGATGCAGTTTTTCCGTTCCGATGTTTTCAAATATCTGGAACAACAGGTACAGGCTAACGCCAGATACGATGTCATCTCCCTTGACCCACCCAAGTTTGCACGATCTCAAGCTGCAGTGGAAACTGCCCTGAAGGGTTACCGCCGATTGCTGGCCTTATCTTTGCAATTGATTAACGATCAGGGTATTCTGGTTCTTTGCTGCTGCTCAGGGCTCATCAAGATGCATGAACTGGAAGAAATTTCAGCCCAGGTTGCTACGGAAGCTAAGAAGCCTCTTCAGATTCTTGAACGGCATGGCCAACCGCCTGACCATCCTGTTTCACTGGCGTGTCCCGAAACTTCGTACCTCAAATGCCTCATTTTCAAAGTTGCATGATTTAAATCAGAAATGGATTCGATACCATCTCTTCACCCGTCGTCGTTTCATCGCCATGCCCCGGATAAACGATGGTGTCCTCCGGCAAACTGAACAGCTTCTTTTTTATCCCCGTAATCAATTGCTGATGATTGCCGTTGGGAAAATCCGTTCTGCCTATGCTGCCTTGAAACAGTGTGTCACCACCAAACACGATATGTGGTTGGCGGTCAGTCAGGACAAAAACGATATGCCCTGGGGAATGGCCTGGTATTTCCCTGATATTCATATCAATGCCTGCAAGGCTAATGGAATCACCCTCATTCAACAATTGATCCGCAGGCGGGCTGATGATATCCATTCCAAAAGGCCGGCTCAGATTCAGCACCGGATCAGTCAGCATGGGTGCATCACCTTCACCAATATAAAGCGTCGCCTGCGGAAAATGCTTTTTCATGGAAGCGTTGCCTGCAATGTGATCAGCATGGCCATGCGTGTTCAGGATGGCAACCAGGTGCAGCTGGTGCTTTTTGAGCTTTGCCAGTATTAACTGAGGCTCCAGTCCAGGATCAATCACTACAGCATCATCCCGGCCTTCCAGATAAACGATGTAGCTGTTCTCGGCAAAAGGCATGGACAAAACCGGTATGACTTGTAATGCTGTTTGCTTCATGGAAGTAACATCCAGGGTAGACATCATTCACTATTCATGTTATGGCTTTAGCAGGTAACAGAAGAGGCACACGGAGGTCATCATGCGTAGCAAAATCTGGCTGATTATTCTTGCCTCTCTTCTGATCGTGGCAGTTGGCGGTCTGGGCTTCGCCTGGAGTTACGGACTGTTCGACACTTCGGTGAAGAACGCAGGCTCCCACATCGAGAATAGTTCCAACACCTCCTTTGGCGATTTGACCGAGGCGTTGGCGCTGGCACGAAAAGCCCAGGAAGTGTTGAACCAGATGCCTGGCTACAAATGTGTCTATCTTCGCGATGAACTCATTGGCCTGGAAATGCAGCAAAACTATCTGAATCTGACCATTCAGCATAAACCGTTCAGCGTGTGCATGGAGTGGATTGAACCCAAGTCCAAGAAAGGTCGCAAGGCTATCTTCGTAGAAGGCAAAAACGACAATAAAATGTTGGTGAAGCAACTCGTTCTGAAACTGACTCTTGATCCAGTCGAGTCAATCAAACGCAAGGAGAGCAGGCATACCATACGCGAAGCAGGTTTAAAGAATATGGTAGATCGATTCGTAGCAGCCTGGGAAAAGGAAATCCACCTGAGCGAAACAGCAACCAGATATTCTGATGCGGATGTCAAGGTGATGGTCAGCGGAAAGGAAGTGGTGTACCCATGCCGATGTGTGGAAACAGTACATCCCATGGAAACCAAAGGAAAATACACGTTCCAGCGAACTCTGGTTTTCTTCGATAAAACCAATCACTGGCCTGTGCGCATGGAAGGCTACGATTGGCCTACTTCCAACAGTGGCGAAGGCCGTCTGGCTGAAAAGTATATCTACATCAATGTCCAACCACTTCCGAATCCAAAGCCCGACGATTTCAGCCTGTAACTCTTTCTTTCCAAAATAGAAACAGCGATGGCATGTGCCATCGCTGTTTGAGTATGAATGTAGTGGCTGATAACTAGCCACCAATAACCCATTGGGCATCAACGGGTGTCCAGTTTACCAGTTCTTCTGCCTTAAACCAAAGCGCTATTTCTGCTGCAGCGTTTTCCGGGCTGTCGGAACCATGCACCAGATTGTTCTGAATACTGGCAGCATAGTCGCCACGAATGGTGCCGGGCATGGCTTTGGCGCCATCGGTTGGGCCAATGATATTGCGGCAGACGGTTACAGCTTCCCGGCCTTCCCAAACCATGGCAACTGTTGGCCCGCTGGTGATGAAACTCACCAGTGATTCATAGAACGGCTTCCCTTGGTGTACCGCATAATGTTTCTCAGCCAGTGCACGGCCTGCTGACACCAGCTTCAATGCCACCAGGCACAAACCCTTGCGTTCAAATCGGCCTGTCAGTTCACCCACCAGATGACGCTGCACTGCATCCGGCTTCAGCAAAATCAAAGTTCGTTGCATGTTTCGTATGGTCCCAAACAGAATGGTTATCAAACTTCCAATGACATCTTATCAACTACTCATTTGAAGCAAGACTTGGCTAAGCGCGGTCTTCTGTTTCGTTCGCTTCGGGCAGGCAACTTTGTATGTTATCCTTACCCGATAACACAGGTAATTATCATGCCGATCATGTTACTTTTTGCAGCTTTTCTGCTTTTCACCGTGCCGCCGACAAAGGTTGCACAAGATGACGAGAAGCCTGCCCCAGCTTCAAAACTCCTTGAATCGTACAACATCCCCTATCGCCTGAGCGATGTAAAACACGTGGTAGTTCGCATCAAGGTCAACGGCAAAGGGCCATTTAACTGTGTGGTCGATACCGGAGCACCGGCGGTTTACTTCGGCGATGAAATGGCCAAACAACTCGGATTGACTCCCAAAGAAGCAGGTTTCTTCCACACCTTCGAATCGATAGAAGTGGAAGGCGGACTAAAACTCAAGAATGTCAAAGCCCGTGTTGAAGAACCTTTCCAACTTATCGGAATGAACAAGATCAATGCACCAGGGATGCGTTATCACGGCATTCTGGGATACTCAGTGCTTTCCCAGTTTCAGATCGAGTATGATTTCACCAAACATCATCTGGTCTGGTCCCGCATCGACTGGACGCCACCGCCTCCCATAGCTCTGGGCAGCCTGAGCGAAGGAGCCACCAAGAACATGAAAGCTATGGTCGGCCTGAGCATGTTCGCTACCAACCTGATGCCCAAGAAAGCTGATCCCAAGTTTGTTGCCCGTGGCCAGTTCGGCTGCGAACTCAGGGAAGAAGCAAAACATGTTGTGATTACTCGTGTTCTTGAAAAATCTGCAGCCTCAACAGCAGGCCTCAAGGTAAACGACAAAATACTCAGCTTGAACGATATGGAAGTTATTTCGCTGAAAGACCTGCAGAAAATCATCTCATCGGTGGAGCCGGAAAAGGAAATCGACTTCGCTGTTCAGCGTGGACAGGACAAGGTCACCGGAAAAATTACACCCGTCCGCGGGTTCTAGTCAATCATCTTAATCGGAAGCATTACACTCAGACAACCGAGACACACATGTTCGCATTGCTGATAGCATTGACTCTTACAACTCCACAAAGCCCAGGCACTGATGCTCCTGCCGTCGTTCCCTTTGAGATCATCGGCTCCAAGCACATGGCAGTGAAGATCAAGATCAACGGCAAGGGACCTTACCGGGTCATCTTCGATACCGGTGCCCCGATTTCACTGATTTCCAACAAGGTTGCACAGGAATCAGGCCTTATCAAGCAAAAGGCAGGGTCAAAGACATTCATGGGCATGAATGGCATGATCAAGATTCCTGATCTGCAAGTCGGTGAGGTCAAAGCCAAAGACATCCAGGTCATCGTCATGGATCACCCCACGGTCAACGCTATCGGCGAAGTCGTTGGCCCAGTGGAGGGTATCATCGGCTATCCGTTTTTCGCCAAGTTTCGCACTACGGTCAATTATCAGAATAAAACGCTTACCATGCAGCCTTCCGGGTTTGATCCGGGTGATGTCATGGCATCGCTGATGACCACCATGATGGCAGGCAACAGGGAAAGAAAAATACCACTGTCACCCACCACCATCTGGGGTTTATCGGTAGGCAAGGAAACCAGCGATGAAGAAAACGGTGTTGAAGTGGTGCATGTGCTGGAGAACGGAGCCGGCCAGGAAGCAGGCATCAAAGTCGGTGACCGCATTCTGGTGGTCGATGGCATGTGGACCGACACCGTAACCGATTGCCAACGTGCTTTCAGCCAGATAAAGACAGGCCAGAAGGTTGCCTTGAAAATCCGCCGTGATGGCAAAGATGTCGATGTCAAGGTGACAGCGCGAACCGGCTTCTAAATTGAAGTATGCGAACTTATTCGCAACGTAATTCCTCTTTCCGATGTAGAATCCAGGCTTGAGTTGAATATGCCCGCATACTATCCAGCATCTATCGAACCGAAATGGCAGAGTTACTGGGAACAACACGCCACGTTCAGAACACCAGACCCTGATGAACTTAAACAGGCAAAGCCCAAGTATTTCATTCTCGACATGTTCCCCTACCCCAGCGGGGCGGGGCTGCACGTCGGACACCCGGAAGGTTATACCGCTACCGATATCCTCGCCCGCTACAAGCGCATGCGTGGCTTCAACGTACTCCATCCCATGGGTTGGGATGCCTTCGGCTTGCCCGCTGAGCAATACGCTATTGAAACGGGTACTCATCCCAGGGAAACCACACAGAAGAATATCACTACCTTTCGCAGGCAGATCAAATCGCTGGGGTTCAGTTACGATTGGGGTCGCGAAGTAGACACGACTGATCCCCATTATTTCAAATGGACACAGTGGATATTCCTGACCCTTTACAATACCTGGTTTGATGACCAGGCCAATAAAGGCAGGCCTATCGAAGAACTTCCAGTCCCTGATGATATTGTCAAGCAGGGTGAGAAGGCTATCGCACGTTTCCGCGATCAGCATCGCCTGGTGTATGAAACCAATGCACCAGTAAACTGGTGCCCTGCCCTGGGTACCGTATTAGCCAATGAAGAAGTGATCGATGGCAAATCGGAACGTGGAGGCCATCCAGTTGTCCGGTTGCCGTTGCGTCAATGGATGATGCGCATCACTGCCTATGCAGGTCGCTTGCTCGATGACCTGGAAACGCTCGACTGGTCACATGCTCTCAAGGAGATGCAGCGAAACTGGATTGGTCGCAGTGAAGGTGCAGAAATTGACTTCGCAGTAACTGCTCATGGTAAAGACTCGCCAAAAATTCAAGTGTTCACCACTCGTCCCGATACGTTGTTCGGCGCTACCTATATGGTGCTCGCACCTGAACATCCTTTGCTAAGTAGGATCACCACTCCTGAACAAACCGAAGCAGTAAAGACATACCAGCAGCAAGCATCCTTCAAAAGCGACCTGGAACGCACCGAACTCGCGAAAACCAAAACAGGCGTTTTCACTGGCGCCTACGCGATCAACCCCGCTACCAACAAGCAGATTCCCATCTGGATTGCAGACTATGTGTTAAGCTCCTATGGCACCGGAGCCATTATGGCAGTACCAGGCCAGGATGAACGAGACTGGGAATTTGCAGAAAAATACCAGTTGCCCATCATCCGCACGGTTCAGACACCTGCAGACTTTACGGGCAAGGCTTTCACCGAAGATGGGCCTGCCATCAACAGTGATTTCCTCAACGGGCTGCATGTTACTGATGCCAAGCAGAAAATGCTTGCCTGGCTCGAAGAGAAACAGATTGGCACGCGACGCATCAACTACAAACTCCGAGACTGGCTCTTCAGCAGGCAGCGCTATTGGGGCGAGCCCTTCCCCCTTCTGCACAGACTGGGTGCGGATGGCGAACCGGATGGTATTATTGAGCCACTCAACCCTGAGGATTTGCCTGTCACGCTTCCTGAAATGACAGACTACAAGCCCTCAGGCAAACCGGAACC
The Planctomycetia bacterium genome window above contains:
- a CDS encoding PDZ domain-containing protein; amino-acid sequence: MPIMLLFAAFLLFTVPPTKVAQDDEKPAPASKLLESYNIPYRLSDVKHVVVRIKVNGKGPFNCVVDTGAPAVYFGDEMAKQLGLTPKEAGFFHTFESIEVEGGLKLKNVKARVEEPFQLIGMNKINAPGMRYHGILGYSVLSQFQIEYDFTKHHLVWSRIDWTPPPPIALGSLSEGATKNMKAMVGLSMFATNLMPKKADPKFVARGQFGCELREEAKHVVITRVLEKSAASTAGLKVNDKILSLNDMEVISLKDLQKIISSVEPEKEIDFAVQRGQDKVTGKITPVRGF
- a CDS encoding MBL fold metallo-hydrolase, with the translated sequence MKQTALQVIPVLSMPFAENSYIVYLEGRDDAVVIDPGLEPQLILAKLKKHQLHLVAILNTHGHADHIAGNASMKKHFPQATLYIGEGDAPMLTDPVLNLSRPFGMDIISPPADQLLNEGDSISLAGIDMNIREIPGHSPGHIVFVLTDRQPHIVFGGDTLFQGSIGRTDFPNGNHQQLITGIKKKLFSLPEDTIVYPGHGDETTTGEEMVSNPFLI
- a CDS encoding class I SAM-dependent rRNA methyltransferase, producing the protein MPARIVLSPRKAKPFYARHPWVFPGAIAETEGTPQDGEAVEVYSHGGAFIAHGLFNSKSRLRVRLYSWNYEQPIDEAFFHKQLNKAISFRRDTLKLTGPGLAARLVFSESDGLSGLTVDQYDRFLVVQFTSLGLVQRKQLIFDQLQQLVQPEGIYLRTERGMGEQEGIELQDELISGKLPDTPLTIREGEVLFEINLQEGQKTGFYLDQRDNHQRVAKYTPGRTMLDAFSYSGGFGLHAARAGATQVTCVDGSENALELGKRNAELNQVSHLMQFFRSDVFKYLEQQVQANARYDVISLDPPKFARSQAAVETALKGYRRLLALSLQLINDQGILVLCCCSGLIKMHELEEISAQVATEAKKPLQILERHGQPPDHPVSLACPETSYLKCLIFKVA
- the ndk gene encoding nucleoside-diphosphate kinase; protein product: MQRTLILLKPDAVQRHLVGELTGRFERKGLCLVALKLVSAGRALAEKHYAVHQGKPFYESLVSFITSGPTVAMVWEGREAVTVCRNIIGPTDGAKAMPGTIRGDYAASIQNNLVHGSDSPENAAAEIALWFKAEELVNWTPVDAQWVIGG
- a CDS encoding DUF1571 domain-containing protein, with product MRSKIWLIILASLLIVAVGGLGFAWSYGLFDTSVKNAGSHIENSSNTSFGDLTEALALARKAQEVLNQMPGYKCVYLRDELIGLEMQQNYLNLTIQHKPFSVCMEWIEPKSKKGRKAIFVEGKNDNKMLVKQLVLKLTLDPVESIKRKESRHTIREAGLKNMVDRFVAAWEKEIHLSETATRYSDADVKVMVSGKEVVYPCRCVETVHPMETKGKYTFQRTLVFFDKTNHWPVRMEGYDWPTSNSGEGRLAEKYIYINVQPLPNPKPDDFSL
- a CDS encoding aspartyl protease family protein, yielding MFALLIALTLTTPQSPGTDAPAVVPFEIIGSKHMAVKIKINGKGPYRVIFDTGAPISLISNKVAQESGLIKQKAGSKTFMGMNGMIKIPDLQVGEVKAKDIQVIVMDHPTVNAIGEVVGPVEGIIGYPFFAKFRTTVNYQNKTLTMQPSGFDPGDVMASLMTTMMAGNRERKIPLSPTTIWGLSVGKETSDEENGVEVVHVLENGAGQEAGIKVGDRILVVDGMWTDTVTDCQRAFSQIKTGQKVALKIRRDGKDVDVKVTARTGF
- a CDS encoding leucine--tRNA ligase, whose amino-acid sequence is MPAYYPASIEPKWQSYWEQHATFRTPDPDELKQAKPKYFILDMFPYPSGAGLHVGHPEGYTATDILARYKRMRGFNVLHPMGWDAFGLPAEQYAIETGTHPRETTQKNITTFRRQIKSLGFSYDWGREVDTTDPHYFKWTQWIFLTLYNTWFDDQANKGRPIEELPVPDDIVKQGEKAIARFRDQHRLVYETNAPVNWCPALGTVLANEEVIDGKSERGGHPVVRLPLRQWMMRITAYAGRLLDDLETLDWSHALKEMQRNWIGRSEGAEIDFAVTAHGKDSPKIQVFTTRPDTLFGATYMVLAPEHPLLSRITTPEQTEAVKTYQQQASFKSDLERTELAKTKTGVFTGAYAINPATNKQIPIWIADYVLSSYGTGAIMAVPGQDERDWEFAEKYQLPIIRTVQTPADFTGKAFTEDGPAINSDFLNGLHVTDAKQKMLAWLEEKQIGTRRINYKLRDWLFSRQRYWGEPFPLLHRLGADGEPDGIIEPLNPEDLPVTLPEMTDYKPSGKPEPPLGKATEWLTVQKNGHTYRRELNTMPQWAGSCWYYLRYIDPRNDKAFVDPAKERYWMPVDLYVGGAEHAVLHLLYARFWHKVLFDRGYLSTSEPFQKLINQGMILGEMEFHITPELYTENTTVLEAKNLLAVHIKNDEEDFYVIKNPPISAGSVPSNLSEDQTEKRKGMFFLKGTQLPLLGRSEKMSKSRGNVINPDDIVKAYGADSLRLYEMFMGPLEATKPWNTQGVEGVFRFLSRCWRLIVDESSEQVCLSPTVTDDAPDEETLRKLHQTIKKVTDDLEGMRFNTSISALMELSNHLARLEKKPRWAMKTLVLLLAPFAPHLAEELWQVLGHSSTLAYEAWPAFDPVLTVSSVMEIPVQINGKLRSKVTVPTGSTEEICKQAALDDDRIKELLAGKIIKKAIVVPGKLINFVISN